A window of the Gossypium arboreum isolate Shixiya-1 chromosome 2, ASM2569848v2, whole genome shotgun sequence genome harbors these coding sequences:
- the LOC108469930 gene encoding zinc finger CCCH domain-containing protein 40-like: protein MAHRLLRDHEADGWERSDFPIICESCLGDNPYVRMTKADYDKECKICTRPFTVFRWRPGRDARYKKTEVCQTCSKLKNVCQVCLLDLEYGLPVQVRDTALSINSNDAIPKSDVNREYFAEEHDRRARAGLDYESSYGKVRPNDTILKLQRTTPYYKRNRAHICSFYVRGECTRGAECPYRHEMPEAGELSQQNIKDRYYGVNDPVALKLLNKAGEMPSLEAPEDESIKTLYVGGLDKRITEQDLRDNFYAHGEIESIKMVLDKACAFVTYTTREGAEKAAEELSSKLVIKGLRLKLMWGKPQAPRPESETSDGSRQQAAVAHSGMLPRAVISQQQNQFQPSGPGMHDQPPPMQYFNIPPPPQMDRAYYPSMDPQRMGALVPSQDGENKLGSDKQQAQHYSYQGMPPPPPPGQYPHQHYPPYGYMQPMPPYQQYPPYHSAMPPPRGPPQHYQHSGPSRPPPPVSGPASTSVQPPPASTSSGSAPPPPPPPPVPVPSAAASGSSQQ, encoded by the exons ATGGCACACCGATTGTTAAGAGATCATGAGGCGGACGGCTGGGAACGCTCTGATTTTCCTATCATTTGCGAGTCATGCCTTGGTGACAATCCATATGTCCGAATG ACTAAAGCTGATTATGATAAGGAGTGCAAGATTTGTACACGGCCATTTACAGTCTTTAGGTGGAGACCTGGTCGTGATGCAAGGTATAAGAAAACTGAGGTTTGTCAGACTTGCAGTAAGTTGAAAAATGTGTGTCAAGTCTGCCTTTTAGATCTTGAATATGGATTGCCAGTTCAAGTTCGGGATACTGCTCTAAGTATAAACTCCAATGATGCCATTCCAAAGAGTGATGTCAATAGAGAGTATTTCGCCGAGGAGCATGACAGGAGG GCGAGAGCTGGTCTAGATTACGAATCCTCATATGGCAAGGTACGTCCAAACGACACTATTCTGAAGCTTCAGAGGACAACACCTTACTACAAGAGAAACCGAGCACATATTTGCAGTTTCTATGTGCGGGGTGAATGTACAAGAGGTGCTGAGTGCCCTTATAGGCATGAGATGCCGGAAGCTGGGGAGTTGTCCCAGCAAAATATAAAAGACCGTTACTATGG GGTGAATGATCCAGTGGCACTAAAGCTACTTAACAAGGCTGGTGAAATGCCTTCTTTGGAAGCGCCTGAGGATGAAAGCATTAAAACCCTTTATGTGGGAGGGCTGGATAAAAGGATCACCGAGCAAGATTTAAGGGATAACTTTTATGCACATGGTGAAATCGAATCGATAAAGATGGTCCTTGACAAGGCATGCGCCTTTGTTACATACACAACCAGAGAAGGAGCTGAGAAGGCTGCAGAAGAGCTTTCTAGCAAGCTAGTCATAAAGGGTCTTAGGCTGAAGCTAATGTGGGGTAAGCCCCAAGCTCCAAGGCCTGAGTCAGAAACCTCCGATGGATCCAGGCAGCAAGCAGCAGTGGCTCATAGCGGAATGTTGCCCCGGGCAGTAATATCTCAGCAGCAGAATCAATTCCAGCCATCTGGACCTGGCATGCACGACCAACCACCACCTATGCAGTACTTTAATATCCCACCTCCACCTCAGATGGATAGAGCCTACTATCCATCAATGGACCCTCAAAGAATGGGTGCTCTGGTTCCGTCTCAGGATGGGGAGAACAAACTTGGGTCAGATAAACAACAAGCACAACACTATTCTTACCAAGGTATGCCGCCGCCGCCTCCTCCTGGACAATATCCTCATCAACATTATCCGCCATACGGGTACATGCAACCAATGCCACCTTATCAACAGTATCCACCATACCATTCAGCAATGCCTCCACCTCGAGGCCCACCTCAACATTATCAACACTCTGGACCATCAAGACCTCCACCACCTGTGAGTGGACCAGCTTCAACAAGCGTGCAACCACCACCAGCATCTACTTCATCAGGTTCTGCCCCACCACCACCACCGCCACCACCAGTGCCCGTCCCATCTGCTGCTGCATCTGGATCTTCTCAGCAATGA
- the LOC108467981 gene encoding uncharacterized protein LOC108467981: MGNCQAAEAATVVIQHPGNKIERIYWSVSANEIMGSNPGHYVALVVTSPTMKNENGTPVKQLKLLKPDDTLLIGQVYRLVSFEDVLKEFAAKKCVKLGKLLKENGGLGLGMELKKKKKDLPRTKLGSESGNCSGVKVEQEVNRVGTSGGGGGGGGGGGSRYIGRHHGGGGQWRPALQSIAEIGI, encoded by the exons ATGGGAAACTGTCAAGCAGCTGAAGCAGCCACCGTGGTGATTCAACACCCAGGGAACAAGATCGAGAGGATTTATTGGTCGGTTAGTGCAAATGAAATCATGGGGTCGAATCCAGGTCATTACGTTGCCCTTGTGGTGACTTCACCGACGATGAAGAATGAAAATGGTACGCCGGTGAAACAGCTTAAGCTGTTGAAACCTGATGATACTCTGTTGATCGGTCAAGTTTATAGGCTCGTCAGCTTTGAag ATGTTTTGAAAGAATTTGCTGCAAAAAAGTGTGTGAAATTGGGGAAATTGTTGAAAGAAAATGGAGGACTTGGGCTTGGAATGgagttgaagaagaagaaaaaggatTTGCCAAGAACTAAACTTGGTTCTGAATCTGGGAATTGCAGTGGTGTTAAg GTGGAGCAGGAAGTTAATAGGGTTGGAAccagtggtggtggtggtggtggtggtgggggCGGTGGCAGTAGGTACATAGGCAGACATCATGGCGGTGGTGGGCAATGGAGGCCAGCCTTGCAGAGCATTGCAGAGATTGGAATTTGA